In Isosphaera pallida ATCC 43644, the sequence CGCCCAGTCGCTGCTGGAGCAACTCCTGTCCTCGGGCCAAAGTCCGCTGACCGTCGAGATGGTTCATCAGCTGCTGGGCACGCCCGACGACGAGTTGACCCTGGAGATTCTCGACGCGCTGGCCGGTCAACGCGCTGGTGAGGCGCTGTGCCTGTTCGACCAAGCCGCCGGGCGCGGCGTGCAGGCGTTGGATCTGATCAACAGCTTGATGGACGCGCTCCGTGATGTCATGACGTTGGCCGCCGGCGCGCCGACGCGCCTACTTTCGTCCTCGCCCCGACACCACGACCGTCTGAAGCGAATCGCCACGACGTGGGGATTGGATACGACGCTCGCCGCGCTTCAAGTGGCCTCCGAAGCCCGCGGCAAGCTGCGGGGGAGTCTCCACGGTCGTCTGATCGCCGAGATGACGTTGGTCCGCATCGCCCGCCTGGAACGTCTGGTGGCCCTGTCGGACTTGATCGCTCACCTGAGCTTAGGCGAACCGCTCGACCCCACCCGCCACTTCGACTTCAACCCCACGCAAGCCGACGCCGAGTTGCCCCCCAAACTCGTCGCTCCCACCCCCTTGCCCACGATCACGCCTCCCCCCAGCACGGGTCACGACCACAACGCCCCCACCGAAACGAGCAACAACGAAAAAAAAAAGTTCCCGGCGGTAGTCGCTCCAACTTGCGACGAGCACACGGACGCGCCGACAGCTCCTGACGTCAAGCTCACCCCCCCCACCGGGCAACTCCAGCGCGTTCCCTCCGCCGGCGACACCGACACCGACACCGAGAACGACCACGACCACGACCCCGACGGCGAATCCCCCTCCCCGTCCCCTTCTTGGGACGAACGACGGCTTCAGGACGCCTGGCGCGCGGCGCTTGAGGAACTCAGCCCTCGAGAACGTCGCCCGTTTTTGGCCGCCCGGGTCCATGCAACTTCAGGGCCGGACCACGTCCATCTGATCTTGCCCGCATCCTATAATCCCGGTGTCGGTGATGGGGAATCCGACCGGATCGTGGACCGTCTGGCTACTCGAATGGCGACGCACTTGGGTCGCCCCGTTCGACTGGTTCCGATGGTTGACAGCAAACCGGAGCCGAATCGCCCGTCTCAACCCGACCGCTCGCGGCCAACCAATCCGCGAACATCGGGGACGGCCCTCCAACGCGACTCTTCCACCGAAGTTCTCCGTGACGACCCGTTCGTCCGTCGTCTGATCGAAGTGTTCGAGGCTCGACAGGTGTTGGCGGAACCCAACGATGCCGAATCCTCGTCCGCTTCAAGCGAGCGTTGAGGTTCAAGGCCGGCCCGACGATGGACCGACCAACCAACAGGCGCTGCCACGACGCGACCCGACACGGGTTGAGCATCGAATCCAAGGATCGAACGATGTTCCCCAATCTTGGCATGTTGGGCAATCTCTTGGGCGATCCCGCCAAACTGCGGGAACAGATGGAACGGGTCCAGGCCGAACTCGCGGCGATTCGGGCCGAAGGCACTGCGGGCGGCGGCATGGTCACCGCGGTCTTTAACGGCAAGCTGGACCTGGTACGGCTGCGCATTGACCCCCAAGCCTTGAGCAACGCCGCCAACGATCCCGAACTGTTGGAGGATCTGATCACCGCTGCCATCCACCAGGGCATGGCACGCGCTCGCGAGGAGGTCGCCCGGACGATCTCATCCCTGGCCGGGGGAATGCCGATCCCAGGCTTAAACCAATTGTTCACCGGCGGCTTCTGATCCCGATCGAACAATCCAGCCCGGAACTTGAGAATCGGTCGTCTTCCCCCCGGCCCCGCGCGGGGGCAAGGACCGAACCAGGGGAGGGCTGACGGGATCGGTCCTGAATCCATCGGGTCTGCAAACGGGAAAGGGGTTCGCCGCAATGGCATCTCAACCCGGTTGGGTTTGACTCGGTGTGATGGTGTCGCCCTTTCCCGCCCGCTTCGGGCTGATTTGGACGCGGAGACCGCGTATGGCCGGCTACGTCGCCACCGTGGAGAAACTGATCGCGGAATTGGGACGGCTTCCCGGCGTCGGCGCGAAAACCGCCGAACGCCTGGCCCATCACATCCTCAAAGTTCCTGCGGAAGAAGCCCTGGCTCTGGCCGAAGCGATTCGTCAGGCCAAACAGCGGGTCGGCTACTGCCCCATTTGCCACAACCTGGTCGAGAGCGATCATGAACTCTGCGCCATTTGCCGCGACCCCCGCCGCGACCACGGCATAATCTGCGTGGTCGAGCAATGCCGCGACCTGATGGCATTGGAAAGCGCGGGAACCTATCAGGGCGTGTATCATGTCCTGCATGGTCGGCTCGCCCCCTTGCAAGGCATCAGCGCCGAACATCTCACGCTGGAGTCGCTGGAACGTCGAATGCGTTCGGGCACGGT encodes:
- the dnaX gene encoding DNA polymerase III subunit gamma/tau, with product MASARATFASDGPTIPSSLDYQVVARRYRPQSFADVVGQDHVVRALSNAIIHHRVTHAYLFCGTRGVGKTSMARIFAKCLNCERGPTVEPCQVCDICRAISVGQDVDVIEIDGASNNGVDAVRELRQNAGLRPSRARYKIYYIDEVHMLTTGAFNALLKTLEEPPEHVKFIFATTEAHKIPITVLSRCQRYDFASITPDTIQQSLAAICQREGIAAESEALRVVARRASGSMRDAQSLLEQLLSSGQSPLTVEMVHQLLGTPDDELTLEILDALAGQRAGEALCLFDQAAGRGVQALDLINSLMDALRDVMTLAAGAPTRLLSSSPRHHDRLKRIATTWGLDTTLAALQVASEARGKLRGSLHGRLIAEMTLVRIARLERLVALSDLIAHLSLGEPLDPTRHFDFNPTQADAELPPKLVAPTPLPTITPPPSTGHDHNAPTETSNNEKKKFPAVVAPTCDEHTDAPTAPDVKLTPPTGQLQRVPSAGDTDTDTENDHDHDPDGESPSPSPSWDERRLQDAWRAALEELSPRERRPFLAARVHATSGPDHVHLILPASYNPGVGDGESDRIVDRLATRMATHLGRPVRLVPMVDSKPEPNRPSQPDRSRPTNPRTSGTALQRDSSTEVLRDDPFVRRLIEVFEARQVLAEPNDAESSSASSER
- a CDS encoding YbaB/EbfC family nucleoid-associated protein, with the translated sequence MFPNLGMLGNLLGDPAKLREQMERVQAELAAIRAEGTAGGGMVTAVFNGKLDLVRLRIDPQALSNAANDPELLEDLITAAIHQGMARAREEVARTISSLAGGMPIPGLNQLFTGGF
- the recR gene encoding recombination mediator RecR codes for the protein MAGYVATVEKLIAELGRLPGVGAKTAERLAHHILKVPAEEALALAEAIRQAKQRVGYCPICHNLVESDHELCAICRDPRRDHGIICVVEQCRDLMALESAGTYQGVYHVLHGRLAPLQGISAEHLTLESLERRMRSGTVREVILATNPNLEGDGTALWISQHLGGLGVPITKLARGLASGSTLEFANKEMLVDALNGRQAFHP